In Dermacentor variabilis isolate Ectoservices chromosome 10, ASM5094787v1, whole genome shotgun sequence, the genomic window AGCCAAGCGATACCATAGCCGAAAGCAGCACGTTCGTGAGTTTACTGGCCTCGTTCGCAGCGTGCGGCTTCTTGTATTGCGATCGCTGTGCTCTGTACTACGAATAACTCTAGGCATGCCGAAAAGTATTCTTAGTGATCATCGCCTCCTGTCTGCGCTAACGTGGGCGGAGATCGACGACCTCATGCTGGCGCGTGTGCAACCACGGCATCTGAAAGGGGACCGCTCCATAGACGAGCTGGAGAATGAAATTAGGCGCAGCCGCGAGTCAGAGCTGCTGAGGTACCGTTCGCGTCATGGGCTGCTCGATATTGGAAAAATCGAACAATCTTTGTTTCGACAGCAGTTTCGATTTGACAAGGACGATATTCCAGAACTGCTCTCTGCGCTGAGAGTGCCTGAAGAGATCGTCAGCGCTCAGAATGTTAAGGTATCTGGCTGTGAAGCCTTGTGCATCACATTGCGCCGGCTGGCGTACCCCAACCGATGGTGCGATTTGGAGCCTATTTTTGGGCGGCATTCATCTGTGATGTCTAGTGTAACGTCACAGGTGATCAGTCACATCACAGCAACCTTTGGCTACCTGTTGAGCGATTGCAACAATCACCACTGGCTTTCACGTGCTTCGCTCAAGGATTTTTCGAATGTAAGTACCACGTAGCTGAAGTTCATATTCAAGCAGTGTTGATTTTTGTGCCTCTACCCATCACAGCATAAAGTAGCGCTGAAGCTTATCTAATGAAGCGCTAAAAGTGAAGTGTGATTgcattattttcgttattttcaaCAACAGACTAAGAGCGTTTTCGGACACTTCATTAAAACTCACCTAATAATTTGCATAGCAACAAGTGATAGGATTCATGTGTAATTGTGTTAATTATTGCAGAAACGCATTTGAGTGTTGAAAGGAGCGCTGAAATGTTATAATTGCTGGCTTACATAGGATATTTCTTGGGCACTATAGATTATCGTGCAAGTGAGCACAGCATGCATATTCTTTAGTACATTAGAGTTTGTCGTGCTAAGATTGGCGAGAACAAGGTCTTTGATGTAGAGGATACCTAGAATCTGTTCTCTTATTGGAAGTGAATAGTTATTGTGCCGGTATGTCGTTCTTTCACTGAGCGGCGATACTGAGCATGTGTATCAGCATAGGAAGTTGTGTACAAGCTTATCTGTCACCAAAACCCCGAGAATAAATTTCCTGGTACACGCACTGTGGTGCTTCATGCCAGTATTAATAGCTGCAGATGATTATGGGGTGAAATAGCAGCAGCAACTAACTAAACGGCCACAAAATAGATACTCTAAATGTGCTTTCTGTTTTATTATGGAAGTAAGCTTATCGATCAGGGACTCTGAGAGCAGATTTAAAGTGATCACATGAATGTTTACATGCACCTGTGAAGTGCTAAAGAAATGTCCCAAGATGGGCAAGCAAGAAGTATTTTTGTATTCAATTGCATACAAAGAAATTCATGAAATAATCCAATTATACCTACTAACAGTCAACTGAGAATAACATTCTCAATAACAACTAATGCAATGTGGTGTGCATTGCATTTCTTTCTAAATCACTGTGTGTGGCATACATTGCATTTGTTCATTGATGACCATTTGCAGTTTCTGATGCAATAGGAGCAGCCATATTTCAAGAGTTATATTTGTATACCTTCAGTAGAGTAGCTTGCTTATATATTTCTTTTCCCTTGCTGCAGGCCGTCAGAAGTAAAGGGGCACCTCTCCATAATTGCTGGGCATTTGTGGATGGTACTGCTCGGCCCATATGTCGCCCAAAGAGAAATCAACAGGCATACTTTTCGGGGCACAAGAGGGTGCACTGTTTAAAATATCAGTCATTTATGTGCCCTAACGGAATTATATGCCAACTGGATGGGCCATACCCTGGCAGGCGGCATGATGCAGGTAAGTTGCCTTCTTGGATGCTACCATGAGCCTGTGCACTCTTATTTTGACTCAGTATATGTCAACAAACAATTTAGAATGTGCTCTAGTCAATGCACATTGAAATCAGCAAGATGGTGCTCCTACATAGCCATTTAAACACACTTTGTTCTTCCTGTACTTCACAGTCCTTGATGCTTAGATGTGCCTGAAAGTATCAGTGCAGAGTGCAGATATATTTCAGTGATAATGATGGCCGAGAGACCAGAATGGAGGACTGTTTTTTCAGAGGCGAAATTAATTAAATCAGCATCGAACGTGGAATGCAAAGGGACTGACATAATTACTCACTAGTTAGAAAGAATTTAGTATATGGTTACGAGTGCAGGGGACATTTATTTTAGTCGCAATGGTGAGCTCAAGAGTGGCAAAAGGAGTTGTTGCTGTTCACATTGTCTTCTGCCTCTGTCCTTTCAACACGGCCACCAGTCGTCGTCTTCTTGTGTAGGTGCAACAATGTTGTTTTGGTACATCACCTGTTATAAACGATACACTGACTTCCCAAGCAGCGATTattagacaaaaaaagaaacacgataaTGTATACATACCTATAATGTAAAATGGATGGAGTGCTCGCACGGATGTATGCCCTTGTATGAATGGTTTATGCCTCATGTATTTGACTAGCTTATTCTTATGGATACCTTTCTAAGATGCTGCAGTACTTAGCAGTAGAAGCACCGAGGCTAACACATGTGGATTTGTTTATGTTGTTTTCATGAGGGTCACGCACTTCCTTGTCTATTTTACATACAGCAGGCTTGTTCGGGAAACATTACTTAGCCGAACCATACACGTCATGTACTGCGACAGTTGTATTACCAGCAGTGCATGCTATGACACCAACGATTGTAAGTACAACAATTGGGTACGGATTTGTGTTACTACTGAAATGCAAGCATGCAAGCACAGACACAAGGAAGAACGAATGAGACAATGCAAGCCCTTGTTCTCAGCTGGTACATGTATAGGTTTATTTTGCATAGGTTCTTGGGCATCGTTACAGAGAATGCCTTAAAGCAGTACCGACACAAAATTTCGAAGTCTAGATAACTTGTGAGGTCGATTCctcttgacacacacacacatctacaGAATATTAAAAGCAAATGTAGCTGAAAGCATATGTAAAAAAGCAGTTTTAAATTATGTGCACACAAAAAAACACAATGTGCAGCACCTCACAACATACTCATCAAGAAATTGGGTTTGTAAACATCCCAGGGCATAACAACAGCACTACATCACAGGTTTGTGTTGGCCACTATGCGCCTTGTACAAGCTCTTGCTCGTCCCACGACCTAGCCCTTCATTGTTGCTCTCCCAGTCATCCTCAGTTATTAGTCATGCTTGTATGCTCTCACTGTCGCTGCAACAGTTCTTGTAGTGCCTGCCGAGGTTTGCTGCACTGGCCACGGACAAAATGCAAGAATTGAAGCACAATGTCAGCTGCATACTTGGACTAGTCATTATAAGCAAGGCTCTAAATAATTAACTGCTGCACGCTGAAGCAAATGAAGTTTTGTGTCGTGATAACAGGGTTCTTGACTACTTATTGTAACAGAAAAGATCATTTTTTGTGCCAGTGCTCTTTTAATGACTGCTTTCTTCACAATTTGTTCTACATTGTGATTAATGACATACAGATGAAATTACAACTGTGCATTGGAGTTCAGTTGTTCCTTTTTTATAGCATAGCTACTCTTTCTTACAGGCATACTTCAGGAAAGTCAAGCATACGAAAAGCTTCAGAGGCTTGTCGGCACGGAGACTTTCGTGGTGTATGGTGACCCTGCGTATCCATTGAGGCCACTTCTGATGAAGCCTTATGCTGGTGCCTTCCCCACAGCTTCCCAACGGGCTTTCAATTATGGAATGAGCCAGGTCCGGCAGGCAGTCGAGTGGGGATTTGGTAAAATTGTTTCTCAGTTTGCCTTCCTTGACTACAAGAAAAACCAGAAACTCCTCAAACAGGAAGTTTCACAGATGTACAAGGGAGCAACAATCCTCACTAACTGCCACACTTGCATGTACGGCAGCCAGGTTTCATCCTATTTTGGTTTGCACCCTCCTGACCTGGTGTCATACCTAAGGCTGCCTGCATGAACTGTGAGCACTGCTTAGTTATTTCCTAGTAGAATTTCAATTctaattaccgtatttattcgaacaCAGGTCAGCGTTTTTTCTTCTTGGTAATGTTATGCAATGTTGCTTTGTGTCTACTACAGTGtgttattttgcatttatttctttattctttgaACATGTGCCTGGTTCAATTTAGTGCAATAGCAACACATTCTTCCTGTTTAATTCTTGCTTTTAAGTGAAGACCACTTGTTGCGTTCAGTGCCTTTCATTCCATACTGCAgtgcttttttatattactaCAAGGTTTTTGCTTCCCtgttttacccttactgcatttTATAGACGCCTCAACTTTGCTTTGTCTGTACTGCAGtgtattactttgcatttatttctttattccttgAACATGTGCATGGTTCAGTTCAGTGCAATAGCTGTCGCGTCGTGAACACCCGAGGCCCAGTCCAAACACTATCTTTTTATTGTATTGCTCgtactatttatttttttctttctcttctcttctctCCGTCGCTGCCTTTCTGCAATGATCTCCacaatcatgctcgccaatgtcatcttttatctcggcggcaccccatgacgagataaacagttgggacagtttcaaagaaaagctcagggaactgttcggcgaccccattgggcgcaaggctgccgcgagaaaggctcttgcgtctcgtgttcagacatctacagagccgtacgtttcatacatcctcgacgtcttggctctctgccgcaaagctgatgatacgatgtctgaagcagataaagtgtcgcatgtgctaaaaggcatcgccgacaatgctttcaatttgcttgttttcggccacgtctcgactatcaacgccatcatcaaagaatgccgtcaccttgaacaagctaagagccgccgtatcacacatcatatcacgcggctacccaacactgctgctacgttgacatgtgagggtcgaccgcgtcagaccaccccctgtgacgacgtaacccgtattgttcgccacgAGCTCGAGGCCGTTTGTTTTCCAGCTTTCTCCGCGatgcctcccgatccaccagcaaccacaatTGCGCTCATTCAGGccatcgtcagacaggaattcgagaacatgggtctcaactctgGGTGTTCGTCGTCTCcacccacggttccccagttctctagcaacCCTTCCGAATGGCATatccctgatgacaggccgatctgcttccactgctgtcgcatcggccacgtcactTGTAattgccgcaaccgatggccaccacctcctcggatatacaccgctgctcattcccgcccctttggaccttctgttccctatgccaccctccatgaacccattgccgctgatgctcctgccccgaaccttcgctacagccgctctccCTCACCTCGACACCATCAGTCttgttcgccccaaccccgtcgcttctctccgtcgcctatcgcctcccggatccagccagaaaactaggtactgcagcttctggaggtgaagctgcgttgtccaccctgttctcaaatcctctgctcacgttacacacgaaccaaaaccttcttgacgttgacattgatggctatcctgtcacagcactcatcgatacaggtgcacatctttctattatgagtgctgccttccgacgatgaCTGAACAAGCTCTTCGTTCttgatactggcagattgctgttgacgatatggacagagaaaaaaccgtgTTCATCACACATGAtagcctataccaatttaaagtaatgccgtttggattatgcaacgcccctgccacctatgagtgtatgatggactccttgctccgtagtttcaaatggtccacatgtctctgctacctcaacgatgtcatcgtcttctcgcccacgttcgacactcaccttgagcgtctaacagctatacttgatgtatttcgaaaggcaaaGCTGCAACTTAGCTCGTCCAAATGTTGTCTCGGTCGCtcccaaattactgttctgggccacctcgttgacgcttccggagtacagtcTGATcctgacaaaactcgcgctgtccgagactttccggttccgaagacagccgcagacgttcgaagttctgtcgggctatgctcgtactttcgtcgttttgttcaagattttgcggcaattgttAGACCCCTCACTAATTTTTGaggaaaggcgtacaattctcgtggggtactgcagaagccgccgccttctctcgtctcgtcactcttctctcttCACcgcccattctcgcccacttcgacgctGATGCCCTTACAGAATTGCATACAGATGCGAGTGGTCAAGGCGTAGGCGCTGTCTTAGCCCAGCATCAgtgtggccaggatcgcgttactGCTTATGCCTGCTCACACCTTCGGAgggcaactattccattacggaacgagaatgccttgctgtagtctgggcggttgcgaagttccgtccttacctttacggtcgccctttttccgtagttactgaccatcatgctctctgctggctctcatcgctaaaggatcctacaggccggcttggtcgatgggctttgaggctacaaggattttcatattctgtggtctacaagtctggccaccTGCACCAAGACACTGatagcttgtcgcgttaccctgttgacgaccctgactcctccaatattaccagtgctgcttgtgtattctgtgtcgtagctgcttcatttcgccgaaaagcaacgtcgtgacgcttacatcagagcactcatcgactgtTTTGAACACCGCCACTCTATGCCTTTTCGTCCtctgcgacggtactctgtaccgtcgtaaccttcatctggacggctctgagttcctacttgtcatacctaaacacctccgctcaaccattCTAGAAGAGttccacgacgcaccaacagcaggacaccacggcgtatctcgaacctatgaccgcgtACGTCGCCGtgttttctggccgggccttgcccgttccgtacgatgttatgtcgccgcttgtgaactttgccaacgatgcaagaagccttcctagctccccgctggttacctgcagctgctcgacatccctgccgagcccttccatcgtgtcagcttggaccttctcggcccatttccagaatctacatcaggaaacaagtgggttgcagtcgcgacggactacgcgacccgctatgccgtaaccAGTGCTCTTCCaaccagttgtgcaactgatgttgcgggcttcctcctacatgatatcattttgatgcatggtgctccgcgtcaattgcttacagaccgtggccaaagtcattgacgacatcatgcgtgcctgcttaatacagcataaatttaccacctcctaccatcctcaaatgaatggcctcactgagcgtttgaaccacaCCCTTACAGAcgtgctatctaaatacatttcagacgaccaccgtgactgggaccaggctctaccttacattacatttgcgtataactcttcccgtctcgaaactgctggcatTTCGCCTttctacctcttgtatggccatgAACCAATGCTACAACTGGACACTGtgattccgtccaccacagcttcaactagcgcttatgcccgtgatgctatcgcccatggtgaccatgctcgccaacttgtgcGCACTCATCTaaaagtctctcaaggcaaacaaaagcaacgctacgacctctgTCACTGTGATgtcaattttgtgcccggcaccctcgtgttgctttggtcaccatcgcgtaaagttggcctttgtgaaaaactgctttcctgctacacaggcccatattgcgtgcttcgccaagtaaccgatgtcacctacggaatcgctctagccacgcccactacgtcctccgctgtgacaaccagtgacattgtccacgtcacccgactgAAACCCTACAACtgtccacgtgccttggatatttaacagcaccttgacggtgcttttgctgccagggggtagtattacgatattatcggggGATACTCAAGGGACAAGCCGCCGTGAGAATGACGacaaagtgggtctgtgcccttggcgcgggcgagtgtcggcctggctccagtgtaaataccctgtatatagcctctttcatctgtgtttttccacatgTAACAATATGCTCTGATTGCCATGTGGTACTGCTTCAGTTCAAACTGTTGTCGAAACTTATTGGGTTGGGCTTGCAGACGGCGCTCGGCTAACCTTCGATTATCGCTGCCTGTAGCTTAACTATACCTGGAGCTTGTATCATTCCTAGCGGTACCTGGTAGAGCACATCAGACCTTGTGATGATGTCTTCAGATATCTTGTTCTGGGTGAACCTTGCCATCTTCCTCAGTAGGCGTGTCAATTACAATGATGTCAAGACACAACATCGCGGACAGGTTGCAGTCAGGAATACAAGCCTTGCAGAAACAGAGCACTCGTTGAACTTCCTTTGAGTTTTACGATTCGTTGCATGGTCCCTCCGAACTTGGTTTCCAAGGCTGTTAGATCACTAGTCAAATGATCGAACTTTCCAGTGGCTACCTTGCAGTAAACACCAGAACCAAGTAAAATGCTTATTTCATGCGGCTGCCATGTGTCAGGGTGAAAGTTGTCCGCAACGTCATATTTATTCTCGCACAGAAGCTGCAAGACTATTTACTTCCAGAGCCCCAACGGGTACCGCAATGTCACTGTGTTGGCCTTGAAGAGCTAAAGCTACCCGACGACTGCGCATGACCTGGCGGGGCTTCGAGTGGCCGAACGTAACAAGAGATAGTTCCTCTTTTCCGATAACTGGGCACGTGAGGTCCTTCGAGAGATCTCCTTGAATTAAGGTGCACTGCCTGCCGCTATCAAGAAGAATACGCACGAGATTCCTTTGTGATCTGCGCTCAATCCATGCCATGTTTGTTTTGTCCCATATCCCCTTGTACACACATAGGTCTTTGTGCCATGGAAGTCATGTGAAAGTGACAAACCTTACAACCTCTCTATGGCAAATCCTTGTTTTTGTTATATATTTTCTTGCAATGGTGCCATGTTTGAAACTTTGTACATTGTCCTTGTTTTAGCACACGAAGTTACATTGTAGAAGTTTTCTTAACATACGATTTCCGTTATCAGAGTCCGTATTACTGTTAAGTTTCTTGTGTTTCACGAAATGTTAAATAGAGTACATACATGTATTTGTTATGTGTGCCTGGTGCATTGTTACAACTGCAGCTAATGTTTGTCTTCACATGATGAGAATGATTGTTGTACCTCTACCCCGATCTCTTTTTTAGACATGCCTGAAGGTGTACTATGTGCAATATGGAAATAAAATATGTCAAAGTGAAATGACAGTTTCAGTATTCGGAGCACCATTCACATTTCcacatgtctgtgtgtgtgtgctgctttCAAACCTAGCCAGCAAATGTGCCCAAAACACGGACAGTGGTGCGGTGTTAGAAAAATCAAAACATTTTTATTACCAGAAATTACAGTTCAGTATAAGCTACAAGGCTTTTCCGTTGAACGAAGTGGGTTAACGAAGGGGCGCAATTTCtattaatcgtatcataagaagccaacaaacaaagacaccaaggacaacacaggggaaattgtgttgtccttggtgtttttgtttgttggcttctcataagcTTTTGCATTGTAACTCGCATcgtactgagcgcgatagtacatgCTTTGCTATGTTTAGCCTATGTTATTTAACTTTGTCACAATATTTTCAAGTACGCCAAGTACAGCTTGCTGTTGTGCTGCATTAAAGCGGCGTTCTTCTGCTCGCTCCTTCCTCATCTCTTCTTGCATTAGATTCAACTGTAG contains:
- the LOC142559210 gene encoding uncharacterized protein LOC142559210, encoding MPKSILSDHRLLSALTWAEIDDLMLARVQPRHLKGDRSIDELENEIRRSRESELLRYRSRHGLLDIGKIEQSLFRQQFRFDKDDIPELLSALRVPEEIVSAQNVKVSGCEALCITLRRLAYPNRWCDLEPIFGRHSSVMSSVTSQVISHITATFGYLLSDCNNHHWLSRASLKDFSNAVRSKGAPLHNCWAFVDGTARPICRPKRNQQAYFSGHKRVHCLKYQSFMCPNGIICQLDGPYPGRRHDAGILQESQAYEKLQRLVGTETFVVYGDPAYPLRPLLMKPYAGAFPTASQRAFNYGMSQVRQAVEWGFGKIVSQFAFLDYKKNQKLLKQEVSQMYKGATILTNCHTCMYGSQVSSYFGLHPPDLVSYLRLPA